The sequence CGAATATTAAGCATCTTCATTGCAAGGAGATTCACGCGGGTCTGCTCAATATGAGTAGCCAAACCTCGAAGTAGTGAGGCGTGTGTGAGCGTTGGAATGGGCAATCTGGCTTTTGCCGAAGTGCGCCGTGAAGGCCGTGACGACGTGCATTACCGCGCCCGCGCTTTCGGGCCTGACGCGAAGCAGCACACCTTCCTGATCGTCAATATCTCGCCACACGGGCTGATGGCTCGCTGCGATGCCGGCTTCCAGGTCGGCGATCGCGTCCGCATCCAGCTTCCCGTCGCGGGCGTGGCCATCGCGGAGATTCGCTGGTCGCTGGGCGGTCGCCTGGGCGCCCAGTTCGAAACCGCGATCGACCTTGCCAGCTATTACGAGCTCATCACCACGATGATGCGCGCAAAGTGACCTAGCCGGCGCGGAGCAGCCCGACCGCCGCATCGCGCTCGAACAGGTACAAGGCCAGCCGCGCCGCCTGCCCACGCTCGCTCTTCAGCGCGCGGTCCTGATCCTCCAGCAGCCGCGCATCGGCATTGGCCGCAACGATCAGCGTGTTGAGGCTCTCGGGCGTCGCCAGCCGGAAGGTCTGCTCGCCCGATTGCCGCGTGCCGAGCAACTCGCCGGCGCCACGCAACTCCAGATCGCGCTCGGCGATCACGAAACCGTCGGTGGTATCGCGCATCAGCCCCAGCCGCGCCCGTGAAGTCTCGCTCAGCCCGTTGCCGCGCAACAGGATGCAGTGCGATTGCCCGCCGCCCCGCCCGACGCGCCCGCGCAACTGATGAAGCTGCGCCAGCCCGAAGCGATCGGCGTGCTCGATCACGATCAGCGTCGCATTGGGCACATCGACGCCGACCTCGATCACCGTCGTCGCCACCAGCACGCCCAGCTCGCCGCTGGCGAAGCGCGCCATCACCGCGTCCTTCTCCGGCCCCTTCATCCGGCCATGGACCAGCCCGACCTTGTCGCCGAACCGTGCCGTCAGCTTCGCCGCGCGATCCTCGGCGGCGGCGAGATCGGTCTTCTCGCTCTCCTCGACCAGCGGGCACACCCAATAGGCCTGTTTGCCCGCCTCCAGATGTCGTCCCAGCCCCGCGATCACCGCATCGAGCTTATCCTCGGAGATCACCGTCGTCTGGATCGGCTCGCGCCCGGGCGGCATCTCGTCCAGCCTGCTGA is a genomic window of Sphingomonas sp. containing:
- a CDS encoding PilZ domain-containing protein; this translates as MGNLAFAEVRREGRDDVHYRARAFGPDAKQHTFLIVNISPHGLMARCDAGFQVGDRVRIQLPVAGVAIAEIRWSLGGRLGAQFETAIDLASYYELITTMMRAK